Proteins from one Microbacterium proteolyticum genomic window:
- a CDS encoding mannitol-1-phosphate 5-dehydrogenase, which translates to MKAVHFGAGNIGRGFVGLLLHEGGYELVFSDVSAPLVAAINAASEYTVHEVGEGGVDKTVTGFRAIDSSTDAETLVDEIATADVVTTAVGPTILKFVAPHIVAGLALRDPSLAPLQIMACENAIGATDQLREHVVDIAGDSWDALEARAVFANTAVDRIVPAQAAGGVDVTVEPFYEWAIERGPFGDAPPHIPGAHFVDDLEPYIERKLFTVNTGHATTAYFGAQAGIERISDALADPAIAAKVEAALQETSALLVQKHELDAEVQGQYRETILRRFRNPALPDTVWRVGRQPLRKLSRHERFVGPAAEAIERGLPVDALVAAMAAALEFQDAEDAQAVELQRLLGELDATAFTAQVTGLEPEHPLFAPIVEIVSARQAALRS; encoded by the coding sequence ATGAAGGCCGTCCATTTCGGCGCCGGCAACATCGGTCGCGGCTTCGTCGGTCTGCTGCTCCACGAGGGCGGCTACGAGCTCGTCTTCTCGGACGTGTCCGCTCCGCTCGTCGCGGCGATCAACGCGGCATCCGAGTACACCGTCCACGAGGTGGGCGAAGGCGGCGTCGACAAGACGGTGACCGGTTTCCGCGCCATCGACAGCTCGACGGATGCCGAGACCCTTGTCGACGAGATCGCGACCGCCGACGTGGTGACCACCGCCGTGGGCCCCACGATCCTGAAGTTCGTCGCGCCGCACATCGTCGCGGGCCTCGCGCTGCGCGACCCCTCGCTCGCGCCCCTGCAGATCATGGCGTGCGAGAACGCGATCGGAGCGACTGACCAACTGCGCGAGCACGTGGTCGACATCGCCGGCGATTCCTGGGACGCCCTCGAAGCGCGCGCCGTCTTCGCGAACACCGCCGTCGACCGGATCGTCCCGGCCCAGGCCGCCGGCGGCGTCGACGTCACGGTCGAACCGTTCTACGAGTGGGCGATCGAGCGGGGGCCGTTCGGCGACGCCCCGCCGCACATCCCGGGCGCGCACTTCGTCGACGACCTCGAGCCGTACATCGAGCGCAAACTCTTCACGGTCAACACCGGGCACGCCACCACGGCGTACTTCGGTGCGCAGGCCGGCATCGAGCGCATCTCCGACGCGCTGGCCGATCCGGCGATCGCGGCGAAGGTCGAGGCGGCGCTGCAGGAGACGAGCGCCCTCCTCGTGCAGAAGCACGAACTCGACGCCGAGGTGCAGGGTCAGTACCGCGAGACGATCCTGCGGCGCTTCCGCAACCCCGCGCTCCCCGACACCGTGTGGCGCGTCGGGCGCCAGCCGCTGCGCAAGCTCTCCCGTCACGAGCGCTTCGTCGGCCCCGCCGCCGAGGCGATCGAGCGGGGCCTGCCCGTCGACGCGCTCGTGGCCGCGATGGCCGCCGCCCTGGAGTTCCAGGATGCCGAGGACGCCCAGGCCGTGGAGTTGCAGCGGCTCCTCGGCGAACTGGATGCCACGGCCTTCACGGCGCAGGTGACCGGCCTCGAGCCGGAGCACCCGCTGTTCGCGCCGATCGTGGAGATCGTCTCCGCACGTCAGGCCGCATTACGCTCGTGA
- the ptsP gene encoding phosphoenolpyruvate--protein phosphotransferase — MTELRGVGIGLGVAQGPIARMAEPLPAPKDTPSDRSVEDETARVREAVSAVARELEARGAQAGGAARDVLEAQAMIAEDPTLEAEVDSRLAAGKNGEFAVHDAFASFREQLVALGGYLGERAADLDDVAQRVIARLRGVAAPGIPDPGHPFVLVAKDLAPADTALLDLDKVLALVTTEGGPTSHTAILAREKSIVAVVGASGAKDLVDGQTVIVDAAAGVVTVDPSDDDLARAKNRADARAAASSAPITDGALSDGTKVPLLANLGKPGGAAEAVELGAEGVGLFRTEFLFLSSSSAPTVEEQRAAYIELLSAFPGKKVVVRVLDAGADKPLPFLNDAHEENPALGLRGLRALRASEDILREQLTALAEADAATRKSEAGPADLWVMAPMVSTVEETRYFTALAKDYGLKTTGVMVEVPSSALLADRILQIADFASIGTNDLTQYTLAADRLLGSVASFQDPWHPAVLRLIREVGAAGRANGKPVGICGEAAADPLLAIVLVGLGATTLSMAPTALADVRASLLTHSLDDARRIAEAALAADDAASAREAAQAASATTAA; from the coding sequence ATGACGGAACTTCGCGGAGTCGGAATCGGACTGGGCGTCGCCCAGGGACCCATCGCGCGCATGGCCGAGCCCCTGCCCGCTCCGAAGGACACGCCGAGCGACCGGTCGGTCGAGGACGAGACGGCCCGCGTGCGCGAGGCCGTATCGGCCGTCGCCCGCGAGCTCGAGGCGCGCGGGGCTCAGGCCGGCGGCGCCGCCCGCGACGTGCTCGAAGCCCAGGCGATGATCGCCGAGGACCCGACCCTCGAGGCCGAGGTGGACTCCCGCCTGGCCGCCGGCAAGAACGGCGAGTTCGCCGTCCACGACGCCTTCGCGTCGTTCCGCGAGCAGCTCGTCGCCCTCGGCGGCTACCTCGGCGAACGCGCCGCCGACCTCGACGACGTCGCCCAGCGTGTGATCGCGCGTCTCCGGGGCGTCGCCGCCCCCGGCATCCCCGACCCCGGTCACCCGTTCGTGCTGGTCGCGAAGGACCTCGCCCCCGCCGACACCGCGCTGCTCGACCTGGACAAGGTCCTCGCGCTGGTCACCACCGAGGGCGGCCCGACGTCGCACACCGCGATCCTCGCGCGGGAGAAGTCGATCGTCGCCGTCGTCGGCGCGAGCGGAGCGAAGGACCTCGTCGACGGTCAGACGGTGATCGTGGATGCCGCCGCCGGCGTCGTCACGGTCGACCCGAGCGACGACGACCTGGCGCGGGCTAAGAACCGCGCCGATGCGCGCGCGGCGGCCTCGTCCGCCCCCATCACCGACGGCGCCCTGTCGGACGGCACGAAGGTTCCGCTGCTGGCCAACCTCGGCAAGCCCGGCGGCGCCGCCGAGGCCGTCGAGCTCGGCGCCGAGGGCGTCGGCCTCTTCCGCACCGAGTTCCTCTTCCTCAGCTCCAGCTCCGCCCCCACGGTCGAGGAGCAGCGCGCCGCCTACATCGAGCTGCTCAGCGCCTTCCCCGGCAAGAAGGTCGTCGTGCGCGTGCTCGACGCCGGCGCCGACAAGCCGCTCCCCTTCCTCAACGACGCGCACGAGGAGAACCCCGCGCTGGGTCTCCGGGGCCTGCGTGCCCTTCGCGCGAGCGAGGACATCCTGCGCGAACAGCTCACGGCCCTCGCCGAGGCGGATGCCGCGACACGGAAGTCCGAAGCCGGCCCCGCCGATCTCTGGGTGATGGCACCCATGGTGTCGACCGTCGAGGAGACGCGGTACTTCACCGCCCTGGCCAAGGACTACGGACTGAAGACCACGGGCGTCATGGTGGAGGTGCCCTCCTCGGCACTCCTCGCCGATCGCATCCTGCAGATCGCGGACTTCGCGTCCATCGGGACGAACGACCTGACGCAGTACACGCTCGCCGCCGACCGGCTGCTCGGTTCGGTCGCGTCGTTCCAGGACCCGTGGCATCCGGCCGTCCTGCGCCTCATCCGCGAGGTCGGTGCGGCCGGCCGGGCGAACGGAAAGCCCGTCGGCATCTGCGGCGAGGCCGCCGCCGACCCGCTCCTCGCGATCGTCCTCGTCGGACTCGGCGCGACCACGCTGTCGATGGCGCCCACCGCACTCGCGGACGTCCGCGCCTCGCTCCTGACCCACTCTCTCGACGATGCCCGCCGCATCGCCGAGGCAGCCCTGGCCGCGGACGACGCGGCCTCCGCCCGAGAGGCCGCCCAGGCGGCCTCCGCCACCACCGCGGCCTGA
- a CDS encoding PTS mannitol transporter subunit IICB, which produces MTTASTAKKPGGARVAVQRFGTFLSGMIMPNIAAFIAWGFITMLFIPAGFFGAKSPFGWHWAPVAEIIGGGGDAATIGWPGAATALTANADGSTYQGYVGLVSVMITYLLPLLIANTGGRMVYGARGGVVATIAVMGVIVGTNIPMFLGAMIMGPLAAWITKQMDRIWDGKIRPGFEMLVNNFSAGILGMILAIVGFFAFGPVFLGISAVLGSIVAFLVQFNLLPVLSIIVEPAKVLFLNNAINHGVFTPLGIEQAAESGKSILFLIEANPGPGLGLLLAFTFFGVGAAKASAPGAIVIQFLGGIHEIYFPYALAKPMTILALIAGGAAGVTTNMIFSGGLVFPAAPGSIIAVTAAAIGAGPGNLLVVYLSVAVAAVVTFLIAGVILRASRKRDLAAEGGDDAFAAAIDQTEANKGKESSALGGLRSRTSSDVTASADHDVEGALGGLGGAVATKQLNNIVFACDAGMGSSAMGASVLRNKIKKAGIEGVTVTNQAIANLDGTADLVITQNQLTDRAKAQNPDAIHVSVDNFMNSPKYDEVVEMVRSQHEAK; this is translated from the coding sequence ATGACGACGGCGTCTACAGCCAAGAAGCCGGGAGGTGCACGGGTCGCGGTCCAGCGGTTCGGCACATTCCTCTCCGGCATGATCATGCCCAACATCGCGGCGTTCATCGCGTGGGGCTTCATCACCATGCTCTTCATCCCCGCCGGCTTCTTCGGCGCGAAGAGCCCCTTCGGGTGGCACTGGGCCCCTGTGGCCGAAATCATCGGCGGCGGCGGCGACGCGGCCACGATCGGGTGGCCGGGGGCCGCGACGGCGCTCACCGCCAACGCGGACGGCAGCACCTACCAGGGCTACGTCGGTCTGGTCAGCGTCATGATCACCTACCTCCTGCCCCTCCTCATCGCCAACACCGGCGGCCGCATGGTCTACGGCGCGCGCGGTGGCGTGGTGGCGACCATCGCCGTGATGGGTGTCATCGTCGGCACCAACATCCCGATGTTCCTCGGTGCGATGATCATGGGTCCGCTCGCGGCCTGGATCACCAAGCAGATGGACCGCATCTGGGACGGCAAGATCCGCCCCGGCTTCGAGATGCTGGTCAACAACTTCTCCGCCGGCATCCTCGGCATGATCCTCGCGATCGTCGGCTTCTTCGCCTTCGGTCCCGTCTTCCTCGGCATCAGCGCGGTCCTCGGCAGCATCGTCGCGTTCCTCGTGCAGTTCAACCTGCTGCCGGTGCTGTCGATCATCGTCGAGCCGGCGAAGGTGCTGTTCCTCAACAACGCCATCAACCACGGCGTCTTCACCCCGCTCGGCATCGAGCAGGCTGCGGAATCGGGCAAGTCGATCCTGTTCCTCATCGAGGCCAACCCCGGCCCCGGCCTGGGTCTGCTCCTCGCCTTCACCTTCTTCGGTGTCGGCGCGGCGAAGGCCTCGGCGCCCGGCGCCATCGTCATCCAGTTCCTCGGTGGCATCCACGAGATCTACTTCCCGTACGCGCTCGCCAAGCCCATGACGATCCTCGCGCTCATCGCCGGTGGCGCCGCGGGCGTCACGACGAACATGATCTTCAGCGGCGGCCTGGTGTTCCCGGCGGCCCCCGGCAGCATCATCGCCGTCACCGCCGCCGCGATCGGCGCCGGCCCCGGCAACCTCCTGGTCGTGTACCTCTCGGTGGCCGTCGCCGCCGTGGTCACGTTCCTGATCGCCGGTGTGATCCTGCGTGCCTCGCGCAAGCGCGACCTCGCGGCCGAGGGCGGCGACGACGCGTTCGCCGCGGCGATCGACCAGACCGAGGCCAACAAGGGCAAGGAGTCCTCGGCCCTGGGCGGCCTGCGCTCGCGCACGTCGAGCGACGTGACCGCGTCCGCCGACCACGACGTCGAGGGTGCCCTCGGCGGCCTCGGGGGCGCCGTCGCCACGAAGCAGCTGAACAACATCGTGTTCGCCTGCGACGCCGGCATGGGCTCCTCGGCGATGGGCGCGAGCGTCCTGCGCAACAAGATCAAGAAGGCCGGCATCGAGGGGGTCACGGTCACCAACCAGGCGATCGCGAACCTCGACGGCACCGCCGACCTGGTCATCACGCAGAACCAGCTGACCGACCGCGCGAAGGCGCAGAACCCCGACGCGATCCACGTGTCGGTGGACAACTTCATGAACTCGCCGAAGTACGACGAGGTCGTGGAGATGGTCCGCAGCCAGCACGAGGCGAAGTAA
- a CDS encoding PTS sugar transporter subunit IIA — MSDVLRIESVRIHPGSATREEAMKEAADLLQAAGSVTGEYFAAMQQREETVSTYMGNELAIPHGTNETKQAILTSGLSVVRYDGGVDWGGEPVTFVIGIAGKGDEHLEILSQIAILFSEEDDVARLKAASSPEELFEALSGSVNA; from the coding sequence ATGTCGGACGTCCTCCGCATCGAATCCGTTCGCATCCACCCCGGAAGCGCCACCCGCGAGGAGGCGATGAAGGAAGCCGCCGATCTGCTCCAAGCCGCCGGCTCCGTCACCGGCGAGTACTTCGCCGCCATGCAGCAGCGCGAGGAGACCGTGTCCACCTACATGGGCAACGAGCTCGCCATCCCGCACGGCACCAACGAGACCAAGCAGGCCATCCTCACCTCCGGCCTGTCGGTCGTCCGCTACGACGGGGGCGTCGACTGGGGCGGGGAGCCCGTCACCTTCGTCATCGGCATCGCCGGCAAGGGCGATGAGCACCTCGAGATCCTGTCGCAGATCGCCATCCTCTTCTCCGAGGAGGACGACGTCGCCCGCCTGAAGGCCGCCTCCTCCCCCGAGGAGCTCTTCGAGGCCCTGTCGGGCTCCGTCAACGCATGA
- a CDS encoding PTS sugar transporter subunit IIB: MRILVVCGAGASSTFVAQRVQRAAHDRGLPYSASAGTARSLPIDLDQADVVLVGPHLAPDLERIRQDAATRGVRVALLPEDVFTDLTGTRTLALVEEAMGARESADTV; the protein is encoded by the coding sequence ATGAGGATCCTCGTGGTGTGCGGCGCTGGTGCGTCCAGCACGTTCGTCGCACAGCGTGTTCAACGCGCCGCCCATGATCGCGGCCTCCCCTACTCCGCTTCGGCGGGGACCGCGAGGTCGCTCCCGATCGACCTCGATCAGGCCGACGTCGTGCTCGTCGGCCCGCACCTGGCCCCCGACCTGGAGCGGATCCGACAGGATGCCGCGACACGGGGAGTGCGAGTCGCGCTGCTGCCCGAGGACGTCTTCACCGACCTGACCGGAACCCGCACCCTCGCTCTCGTGGAAGAGGCGATGGGTGCGCGGGAATCCGCGGACACCGTCTGA
- a CDS encoding HPr family phosphocarrier protein, which produces MPQITRTVRIGSSHGLHARPAKLFAQAAKESGIPVTIAKDAGSPVNAASILGIIALGLEQGDYVTLTADGDNAEATLERLAELLTTDHDAE; this is translated from the coding sequence ATGCCCCAGATCACCCGGACGGTCCGTATCGGCTCGTCGCACGGCCTCCACGCCCGCCCCGCGAAGCTCTTCGCCCAGGCGGCGAAGGAGTCCGGCATCCCGGTCACCATCGCCAAGGACGCCGGCAGCCCGGTGAACGCCGCGAGCATCCTGGGGATCATCGCCCTCGGCCTGGAGCAGGGCGACTACGTCACCCTCACCGCCGACGGCGACAACGCCGAGGCGACGCTGGAGCGCCTCGCCGAGCTTCTGACCACCGACCACGACGCCGAGTAA
- a CDS encoding alpha/beta hydrolase has product MTDTSPSADGAPRAPRRRFRVLRWILAALGALVLLLVAGILIYSQVGVMGAEPDPLAEARANPGLTITEDSTAVILTPVAGDTGRGLVFIPGAKVDALGYVATFEDTVVDDGVTVVITRPWLNLAFFDPRPLSTFTDLAPDVSAWAVGGHSLGGVRACQLAGDADALVLFASYCANDLSGSGLPVLSLSGSEDGLSTPQKIADAAKELPADAVFVEIPGASHASFGAYGPQAGDGTPTADPAEVDRVIAEQLAAFLPTP; this is encoded by the coding sequence GTGACCGACACCAGCCCGTCCGCCGACGGGGCGCCCCGTGCGCCCCGTCGGCGTTTTCGTGTCCTGCGCTGGATCCTCGCGGCCCTCGGCGCCCTCGTGCTGCTCCTCGTCGCCGGCATCCTGATCTACAGCCAGGTCGGGGTCATGGGTGCCGAACCCGACCCGCTCGCCGAGGCACGCGCGAATCCCGGGCTCACCATCACCGAGGACTCCACCGCCGTGATCCTGACGCCGGTCGCCGGTGACACCGGCCGCGGCCTGGTGTTCATCCCGGGCGCGAAGGTCGACGCCCTCGGCTACGTCGCGACGTTCGAAGACACCGTGGTCGACGACGGGGTGACGGTGGTGATCACCCGGCCGTGGCTGAACCTCGCGTTCTTCGACCCGCGCCCCCTCTCGACCTTCACCGACCTCGCACCGGATGTCTCGGCGTGGGCCGTCGGCGGACACTCGCTGGGCGGCGTCCGCGCCTGCCAGCTCGCCGGCGACGCCGACGCCCTCGTGCTGTTCGCGTCGTACTGCGCGAACGACCTCTCCGGGTCGGGGCTGCCGGTGCTGAGCCTGTCGGGCTCCGAGGACGGCCTGTCCACACCGCAGAAGATCGCCGACGCGGCGAAGGAGCTCCCCGCCGACGCGGTGTTCGTCGAGATCCCCGGCGCCTCGCACGCATCTTTCGGCGCCTACGGTCCGCAGGCCGGCGACGGCACCCCGACCGCCGATCCCGCCGAGGTCGACCGCGTCATCGCCGAGCAGCTCGCGGCGTTCCTGCCGACGCCCTGA